The following coding sequences are from one Culex quinquefasciatus strain JHB chromosome 1, VPISU_Cqui_1.0_pri_paternal, whole genome shotgun sequence window:
- the LOC6040923 gene encoding LOW QUALITY PROTEIN: L-asparaginase (The sequence of the model RefSeq protein was modified relative to this genomic sequence to represent the inferred CDS: inserted 1 base in 1 codon), producing MTTPNPPTVVTTTTASSPSDDEEGGLVMHLINSRTTNGSSSSKVSSTTSNGNGSPWPRRQLVDVNPRSGSLDLSKLPMRRNSSYGRMPSENPEAKVLVIYTGGTIGMMRNEKNALEPRPNEFVRKIRQYPNMHDDAYAAKRYGPAKNMAPLVLPYVEGQHRRILYQISEYEPLLDSSNMGVSDWARIATDIQQSYEFFDGFVVLHGTDTLSYTASALSFMLENLGKTVIITGSQIPIFETRTDGKDNFTSALILAGNYIIPEVCVFFNSRLFRGNRTLKISCDSLDAFNSPNAAPLAKMGINVEVDYRLIFRPCTVEKFSVHTQMDENVGLLRLFXSIAVATVKAFLQPPMRGVVLQTYGSGNIPTNRADLLAALREANERGVLIVNCTQCNEGAVCELYETGRQLQELGVIPGFDMTPESALAKLSYVLSKDCWNQETKRLMLKSNLRGELTHEKTPEMQEYDLIDAVARTLHLNSVKELSQLKSTLFPAMMNAAVVAGDVSKLNNLKGYGANVSGENCDRRTALHVACCEGNLEVVQYLLQNGAAVHLRDRYDRTPLADAILNDHHQIIRLLIKCGAHLTGSIRAIGESLCSAAARNLPHRLESYRIAGADLSQEDPAGRTALHVAAMYGNLEVVQYLVKNYAEVDALDYLGLTPLDYAIKLNAQPVIDFLSGKNARRGEEMSDEARRPELHDSFDY from the exons ATGACCACCCCGAACCCCCCAACCGTGGTCACCACGACCACCGCGTCGAGTCCCTCGGACGACGAGGAGGGTGGCCTCGTGATGCACCTCATCAACTCCCGCACCACCAACGGATCGTCATCGTCCAAGGTGTCCTCGACGACGAGCAACGGCAACGGTTCCCCGTGGCCCCGGCGGCAGCTAGTGGACGTGAACCCTCGGAGTGGCAGTTTGGACCTGAGCAAGCTGCCGATGCGCCGGAACTCGAGCTACGGCCGGATGCCGTCGGAGAATCCGGAGGCGAAAGTGCTGGTCATCTACACGGGCGGCACGATCGGGATGATGCGCAACGAGAAGAATG CGTTGGAACCACGGCCGAACGAGTTTGTGCGGAAGATTCGTCAATATCCAAACATGCACGATGACGCGTATGCGGCGAAGAGATACGGTCCGGCGAAGAATATGGCTCCGTTGGTGCTTCCTTACGTGGAGGGTCAACATAGGAGGATCTTGTACCAGATTTCCGAGTATGAACCGTTGCTGGACTCTTCTAATATGGGAGTGTCGGACTGGGCGAGGATCGCCACGGATATTCAGCAGTCGTACGAATTCTTCGATGGGTTTGTCGTACTCCACGGAACCGATACTCTGTCCTACACGGCGTCGGCTTTGTCGTTCATGCTGGAGAACCTCGGCAAAACGGTGATCATCACGGGGTCGCAGATTCCGATCTTCGAGACGAGAACCGACGGCAAGGACAATTTCACCTCCGCGTTGATTCTGGCCGGAAACTACATCATTCCGGAGGTTTGTGTCTTCTTCAACAGTCGTCTCTTCCGAGGCAATCGAACGCTTAAGATCAGCTGCGATTCGTTGGACGCGTTCAACTCCCCAAACGCGGCACCCCTAGCCAAGATGGGCATCAACGTGGAGGTCGACTACCGGTTGATCTTCCGACCGTGTACCGTTGAAAAGTTCAGCGTGCACACTCAGATGGACGAGAACGTTGGACTGCTGCGGCTGT CAAGTATCGCCGTTGCAACGGTAAAGGCCTTCCTGCAACCTCCAATGCGCGGGGTTGTCCTGCAGACCTACGGTTCCGGAAACATCCCAACGAACCGAGCCGACCTGCTGGCAGCTCTACGCGAAGCCAACGAACGTGGAGTCCTGATCGTCAACTGTACCCAGTGCAACGAGGGAGCCGTCTGCGAGCTCTACGAAACGGGTCGCCAGCTGCAAGAGCTCGGAGTCATTCCCGGATTCGACATGACCCCGGAATCGGCACTGGCGAAGCTCTCCTACGTGCTGAGTAAGGACTGCTGGAACCAGGAGACGAAGCGATTG ATGCTCAAAAGCAACCTCCGCGGCGAGCTGACCCACGAAAAGACCCCGGAAATGCAAGAGTACGACCTGATCGACGCCGTCGCCCGCACTCTCCACCTCAACTCGGTCAAAGAACTCAGCCAGCTCAAGTCCACCCTCTTCCCGGCGATGATGAACGCGGCCGTAGTCGCCGGCGACGTCTCCAAGCTCAACAACCTCAAAGGGTACGGCGCGAACGTCTCCGGAGAGAACTGCGACCGCCGAACCGCTCTCCACGTGGCCTGCTGCGAAGGCAACCTCGAAGTCGTCCAATATCTGCTCCAAAACGGAGCCGCCGTCCACCTGCGCGATCGCTACGACCGAACCCCACTCGCGGACGCGATCCTCAACGATCATCACCAGATCATTCGCCTGCTAATCAAATGTGGTGCCCACCTGACCGGGTCGATCCGGGCCATCGGGGAAAGTTTGTGCAGTGCCGCGGCGCGGAATCTGCCGCATCGGCTAGAGTCGTACCGGATTGCCGGGGCCGATCTGTCGCAGGAGGATCCGGCGGGGCGGACGGCGCTGCACGTGGCGGCGATGTACGGAAATCTCGAGGTCGTCCAGTATCTGGTGAAGAATTACGCCGAAGTGGACGCACTGGACTATTTGGGTCTGACGCCGTTGGACTACGCGATCAAGCTGAACGCACAACCGGTGATTGACTTTTTGAGCGGGAAGAATGCACGAAGGGGCGAGGAGATGTCCGATGAGGCCAGAAGGCCGGAACTGCACGATTCGTTTGATTATTAG
- the LOC6040924 gene encoding L-asparaginase, giving the protein MSSKNKLPFQRSDLPRYSSVLVIYTGGTIGMIRNENNELVPKPNEFYERIRSFPQLHDATHDDLPANTLLLPFVQDQLNRIRYRILEYDPLLDSSNMGVPEWVRIAQDIHDAHDHFQGFVVLHGTDTLAYTASALSFMLEGLKHPVIITGSQIPIFETRTDGRDNLVSALILAGNYDIPEVCVFFNAQLFRGNRTIKVNCDSFEAFGSPNLAPLATMGVNVEINEGLVRRAASGEPFGVQFKMDERVGLLRLFPTISGDLVRATLEKLNGIVLMTYGAGNIPSNKEDFIGALREASERGVLILNVTQCSGGSVSQMYETSHHLRELGVISGHDMTAEAALGKLSYVLGKENWDLEMKRRMLQRNLRGEMTENE; this is encoded by the exons ATGAGTTCCAAGAACAAATTACCATTTCAAAGAAGTGACTTACCAAGATATTCATCGGTATTGGTTATCTACACTGGTGGAACCATTGGCATGATCAGGAATGAAAATAATG AACTTGTTCCTAAACCAAACGAGTTCTACGAAAGAATTCGTAGCTTCCCACAGTTGCACGACGCAACGCACGATGATCTTCCCGCCAACACTTTGCTTTTACCCTTCGTTCAAGATCAACTGAATCGTATCCGGTACCGAATCCTGGAGTACGATCCACTGCTGGATTCCTCCAACATGGGAGTTCCGGAGTGGGTTCGAATCGCGCAGGACATCCACGACGCACACGACCACTTCCAAGGATTCGTCGTCCTCCACGGAACCGATACGCTTGCCTACACGGCATCTGCCCTCTCGTTCATGCTGGAAGGCTTGAAGCACCCGGTCATCATCACCGGATCGCAGATTCCGATCTTCGAAACGCGCACCGACGGCAGGGACAACCTGGTTTCGGCGCTGATCCTGGCCGGAAACTACGACATTCCTGAAGTTTGTGTCTTCTTCAACGCGCAACTGTTTCGCGGCAATCGGACCATCAAAGTAAACTGCGACTCGTTTGAGGCGTTTGGGTCGCCGAACTTAGCACCGCTTGCTACGATGGGTGTCAACGTGGAGATAAATGAGGGGTTGGTAAGGAGGGCGGCGTCGGGGGAGCCGTTTGGCGTGCAATTCAAGATGGACGAGAGGGTAGGCCTGCTACGGTTGTTTCCGACGATTTCTGGAGATTTGGTGCGAGCGACTTTGGAAAAGCTAAACGGGATAGTTCTGATGACTTACGGGGCTGGGAACATCCCGTCGAATAAGGAAGATTTCATTGGAGCGTTACGGGAAGCTTCCGAGCGAGGAGTTTTGATTTTGAACGTTACACAATGTAGCGGAGGTTCCGTCAGCCAGATGTATGAGACGAGTCACCACCTGCGGGAGCTTGGTGTCATTTCCGGACACGACATGACCGCCGAGGCTGCGTTGGGCAAGCTTTCGTACGTGCTTGGGAAAGAGAACTGGGATCTGGAAATGAAACGCAGGATGTTGCAACGGAATCTTCGTGGTGAAATGACTGAAAACGagtaa
- the LOC6040925 gene encoding uncharacterized protein LOC6040925, giving the protein MVLRGQFAKTVSALVILATWSSGMVNQEVSAGPAIAGNSSAAYQLPYEGIAPADYLQELSEGPGWAAGLIRNSRKGSDQREPKFISFQTKDNNIEVEIDFAIPFLTIPVKKSVDGMMSSVMKGTSLININVGAVALAGVLAVGGALIGGVAKLFRDKELLTPLGPLNVRRTESMPTPSKTDRDADEENALWNLLRVVDRSLQRYDIDSTACTQRTVCWYVKEAAINVAERRASRMDTVLDGLAGADWALSFATGTAIEDAIRAGRRRVNCEQAFPACRFGPEAVQRILGGSGRSRR; this is encoded by the exons ATGGTACTGCGAGGACAGTTTGCAAAGACAGTTTCGGCTCTGGTCATCCTGGCGACCTGGTCGTCGGGGATGGTCAACCAGGAGGTCTCGGCAGGGCCCGCGATCGCGGGTAACAGTAGCGCAGCATACCAGCTTCCGTACGAGGGCATTGCGCCAGCAGACTACCTGCAGGAACTCAGTGAAGGACCTGGGTGGGCAGCAGGTCTGATCAGGAATTCCCGGAAGGGGAGCGATCAACGGGAACCGAAATTCATCAGCTTCCAAACCAAGGACAATAATATTGAGGTTGAGATCGACTTTGCGATACCTTTTCTTACGATTCCGGTGAAAAAGTCCGTCGATGGGATGATGTCGTCAGTGATGAAG GGCACTTCTCTCATCAACATCAATGTGGGAGCTGTGGCTTTGGCGGGCGTTCTGGCAGTTGGTGGCGCCCTCATCGGTGGCGTCGCCAAACTATTTCGTGACAAGGAACTCTTGACTCCTCTGGGACCATTAAACGTTCGACGAACGGAATCCATGCCCACGCCGTCGAAGACGGATCGAG ACGCCGACGAAGAGAACGCCCTCTGGAATCTACTGCGGGTGGTGGACCGTAGTTTACAGCGGTACGACATCGATTCGACGGCCTGCACCCAGCGGACGGTTTGCTGGTACGTGAAGGAAGCCGCGATAAACGTGGCCGAGCGACGCGCCAGCCGGATGGACACGGTCCTGGACGGGTTGGCCGGTGCGGACTGGGCGCTCAGTTTCGCCACCGGAACGGCCATCGAGGACGCCATCCGCGCTGGCAGGAGACGCGTCAACTGCGAGCAAGCGTTTCCGGCGTGCCGATTCGGACCGGAAGCGGTGCAGCGGATACTCGGCGGAAGTGGGAGGAGCAGGCGGTGA